In Acidobacteriota bacterium, the sequence CTAGATGGTTGTTGTCAAAAATGACAACATGCGGGCGAGACCGTCGATGAGTCCAAGCCAGTTGCTCAGAGATCGGGCGGTGTCCTGGATCAGGGCCTCAAAGCTCTCAAGGAGGCGCTAGGAAAATGACCAAGACCGAGGAAATCCAAGTCGAACGCGGAAGCGGCAATGTCTATCGTGATTTTGGTGATCCCGACGCCGATGTTCACCAGGCCAAGGCGAAGCTGGCAGCGCAGATCATTGGCCTGCTCAATGACGAGGGTTTGAGCGTTCGCCAAGCGCAGAAGCTGACGGGCTTTGCCGCCAGCGACTTCTCCCGCATCCGCAATGCGGACCTTGGACGCTTCACCATCGACCGTCTGATCCGCATCCTGGGATCGTTGGGGCAGAGCGTGGAGGTTCGTCTTGACGTGCGACCGCGTGCTTTGATTGCCGAGCCTCAGGCTGGCTGAGTTTCAACGAGTCGTTCCCGAACAGCTAGTTGTAAGAGGATGACTGCTGGTTTTTTGCCTTGTCCCGGGCGACGCTGGAGCGTCGCGTCATGGTTCCCACGCCAGAGCGTAGGAACGAGGGGTTATTAGACCGGACCTTCAGTAGAAGGCTTGCTGCATGGGTTGGGACTGGCTGGAAATCTATTCGAACGTCTCTGAGCCCTCGAAGATCGCTCCCTCAGCCAGCTTTTCCAACGGAACGACTTCCACTCGATCTGTGAGTGGGTAACGCTTCGAACCCGGGTACAGGATCGCGACTCTCTCCAGCTCCAGGTCTTCTAGCGCGATGCGGATCGAACGGGTCACGCGGGGGGCGTCGGCGCGTTTGCACTCGATACCGTAGAGGTGGCTGCCGCGGCGCAGAATGAGGTCGATCTCGGCGCCTTGATGCGTTGCCCAGAAATATGCTTCGTCGTGGGGCTCGGCGAGGAGGGCTTGCTCGATAGCAAATCCTTCCCAGGAGGCGCCGACCTTCGGGTGGGTCAGGAGTGCCTTTTCCGAGTCGATACTCAGG encodes:
- a CDS encoding helix-turn-helix transcriptional regulator, with translation MTKTEEIQVERGSGNVYRDFGDPDADVHQAKAKLAAQIIGLLNDEGLSVRQAQKLTGFAASDFSRIRNADLGRFTIDRLIRILGSLGQSVEVRLDVRPRALIAEPQAG